One region of Agrobacterium tumefaciens genomic DNA includes:
- a CDS encoding thymidine kinase: MAKLYFNYAAMNAGKSTMLLQASYNYHERGMRTLIFTAAFDDRAGFGRVASRIGLSSDARTFDANTDIFSEVEALHAEAPVACVFIDEANFLSEHHVWQLAGIADRLNVPVMAYGLRTDFQGKLFPASRELLAIADELREIRTICHCGRKATMVARFDNEGNVVKEGAQIDVGGNEKYVSFCRRHWVETVKGD, translated from the coding sequence ATGGCAAAACTCTATTTCAATTATGCGGCGATGAACGCCGGCAAGTCGACCATGTTGTTACAGGCATCCTATAATTATCACGAGCGCGGCATGCGCACGTTGATTTTCACGGCCGCCTTTGACGACCGGGCCGGCTTCGGCCGGGTCGCGTCGCGCATCGGCCTGTCCTCCGACGCACGGACCTTCGACGCAAACACCGATATCTTCTCCGAAGTGGAGGCCCTGCATGCCGAAGCGCCCGTAGCCTGCGTTTTCATCGATGAAGCCAACTTCCTGTCCGAACACCATGTCTGGCAGCTTGCCGGTATTGCCGACCGGTTGAACGTTCCGGTGATGGCCTACGGCCTGCGCACGGATTTTCAGGGCAAGCTTTTCCCGGCCTCCAGGGAACTACTCGCCATTGCCGACGAGCTTCGCGAAATCCGCACCATCTGCCATTGCGGCCGCAAGGCGACGATGGTCGCCCGTTTCGACAATGAAGGAAATGTGGTCAAGGAAGGCGCGCAGATCGATGTCGGCGGCAACGAAAAATACGTCTCCTTCTGCCGCCGCCACTGGGTCGAAACGGTCAAGGGCGACTGA
- a CDS encoding pseudoazurin, whose protein sequence is MHNKTATVASLAIAAALLAFPALSAEIEVKMLNKGSDGQAMVFEPATVKAAVGDVISFVPVDKGHDAAAVKEMLPEGVADFKGKMNETVKLTVEKDGAYVVKCTPHLGMGMVALVVVGDAAPANLDAIKTGKLPKKARERLDAEIAKLGL, encoded by the coding sequence ATGCACAACAAAACTGCCACCGTCGCCAGCCTTGCCATCGCTGCTGCCCTCCTTGCCTTTCCCGCCCTGTCGGCCGAAATCGAGGTGAAGATGCTCAACAAGGGCAGCGATGGCCAGGCGATGGTCTTTGAACCGGCAACCGTCAAGGCAGCTGTCGGCGACGTCATTTCCTTCGTGCCCGTCGACAAGGGTCATGATGCGGCTGCCGTCAAGGAAATGCTTCCCGAGGGCGTTGCGGACTTCAAGGGCAAGATGAACGAGACGGTGAAACTGACCGTCGAGAAGGACGGCGCATACGTCGTCAAATGCACGCCGCATCTCGGCATGGGCATGGTCGCCCTCGTTGTGGTCGGCGATGCCGCACCGGCCAATCTGGATGCCATAAAGACCGGCAAGCTGCCGAAAAAGGCGCGGGAGCGGCTGGACGCCGAAATTGCCAAGCTCGGTCTGTAA
- a CDS encoding DUF2333 family protein: MIDRITALIQAAFNAIGKAAGLVVAWLLWPFMAAHGWYRDRNWIIKGPIALVLILLAGFYGYFFWQTQVWTNFDPDYISRYKLAERAVPPGQELPAATPTAAAGATGAAANTSAPVCQRSAIVDAAADLTDFNVNQNAWISSMLLYRLGLFGMDWDSTPFLDNKASFQRGVNQAVRRTAVELVDTLGRVRGTSGINNNLQEARGNMQFSEYSWYFGLDPFGPKTPTPSYYRAAIRSFQAFNGELTACKAVFDTRADNLIQFIDRIAGDIGSTSAILRERSENYNGGWFDTRADDRFWFAYGQLYGYYGVLSAAGSDFAQVIRERNLTNLWNDTLGQTRAALRIQPAIISNGDESGWIMPSHLATMGFYVLRVRSNLVELRSVLDR; the protein is encoded by the coding sequence ATGATCGACCGGATAACCGCTTTGATTCAGGCAGCCTTCAACGCCATCGGCAAGGCCGCCGGTCTCGTCGTAGCCTGGCTTCTGTGGCCTTTCATGGCCGCCCACGGCTGGTACCGCGACCGCAACTGGATCATCAAGGGTCCGATCGCTCTGGTGCTCATCCTTCTGGCCGGCTTTTACGGATACTTCTTCTGGCAAACGCAGGTCTGGACGAATTTCGACCCGGATTATATTTCCCGTTACAAGCTTGCCGAACGCGCGGTGCCGCCCGGGCAGGAATTGCCGGCTGCAACACCCACGGCCGCCGCCGGCGCCACCGGTGCTGCCGCAAACACCTCCGCACCGGTATGCCAGCGCTCAGCCATCGTCGATGCCGCCGCCGACCTTACCGATTTCAACGTCAATCAGAATGCATGGATTTCCTCCATGCTGCTCTATCGTCTCGGCCTTTTCGGCATGGACTGGGACAGCACGCCATTTCTGGACAACAAGGCGTCCTTCCAGCGCGGCGTGAACCAGGCGGTGCGCCGCACCGCGGTGGAACTGGTGGATACGCTCGGTCGCGTTCGCGGAACCTCCGGTATCAACAACAATCTCCAGGAAGCGCGCGGGAACATGCAGTTCAGCGAATATTCCTGGTATTTCGGCCTCGATCCGTTTGGCCCCAAAACACCGACACCGAGCTACTATCGCGCCGCCATCCGCAGCTTCCAGGCATTTAACGGTGAACTCACCGCCTGCAAGGCCGTCTTCGATACCCGCGCCGATAACCTCATCCAGTTCATCGACCGCATTGCCGGCGATATCGGCTCGACATCGGCCATTCTGCGCGAGCGTTCGGAAAACTATAATGGCGGCTGGTTCGACACTCGCGCCGACGACCGTTTCTGGTTCGCCTATGGCCAGCTCTATGGTTATTACGGCGTGCTGTCGGCAGCCGGATCGGACTTCGCGCAGGTTATTCGCGAACGCAATCTGACCAATCTGTGGAATGACACCCTGGGGCAGACCCGTGCGGCGCTACGCATCCAGCCGGCAATCATTTCCAACGGCGACGAAAGCGGTTGGATCATGCCCTCGCACCTTGCCACCATGGGATTTTATGTTCTGCGCGTTCGCTCCAACCTCGTCGAGCTTCGCTCCGTTCTCGACAGGTAA
- a CDS encoding helix-turn-helix transcriptional regulator, giving the protein MPKTERQARLCRDLSAAIDRPQWLAALQQVMQAFSYSYVTLLKLPSIRNAYALPIVVESSLPVWVVNAMTRDGELADCPVIKRGASSMMPQYWSLDDKDINCGSLLEVSTLLRGMGITSGLLVPVNGMDGNRHLMNFAGDCDVLSQGSLNELCMIALHALEAYDRLCRAGSKLPSPLTKRELDVVRWTAQGKTSVEIAELLSISEHTVNTYMNNAIRKLDCVNRAQLVAKTIRLGLIS; this is encoded by the coding sequence ATGCCAAAGACGGAGCGCCAGGCCAGACTTTGCCGCGACCTTTCGGCTGCCATTGACAGACCCCAATGGCTGGCGGCGCTGCAGCAGGTGATGCAGGCGTTCAGTTATTCCTACGTGACCTTGCTGAAGCTGCCGAGCATTCGCAATGCCTATGCCCTGCCGATAGTGGTGGAAAGCAGCCTGCCGGTGTGGGTGGTGAATGCGATGACCCGGGACGGTGAACTTGCAGATTGTCCCGTCATAAAGCGCGGCGCTTCATCGATGATGCCGCAATACTGGTCTCTTGACGATAAGGACATCAACTGCGGCTCGCTGCTGGAAGTCTCAACCCTGCTGCGCGGCATGGGCATCACCTCCGGTCTTCTGGTGCCGGTGAACGGCATGGACGGAAACCGGCATCTGATGAATTTCGCGGGCGATTGCGATGTCCTGTCGCAGGGTTCGCTGAACGAGCTGTGCATGATCGCCCTTCACGCCCTGGAGGCCTATGACCGGCTTTGTCGTGCAGGCTCAAAACTCCCCTCACCACTGACGAAGCGGGAACTCGACGTGGTCCGCTGGACTGCGCAGGGCAAGACCTCCGTGGAGATTGCCGAGCTTCTGTCCATCTCGGAGCACACCGTCAATACCTATATGAACAACGCCATTCGCAAGCTCGATTGCGTCAACCGCGCGCAGCTGGTGGCCAAGACAATACGCCTTGGCCTGATAAGCTGA
- a CDS encoding TIGR00645 family protein, whose protein sequence is MKSLELLVERIILSSRWLLVVFYLGLVAALAVYAFSFVLKFLKVAKNVFTYDESDMILAMLGLIDAALVASLIVMVMISGYENFVSRFDEADDEVSFLGKLDAGSLKIKVASSIVAISSIHLLQIFLNASQYTDSQLMWFTIIHLAFVVSAVMLGFLEKLMAKPKDKPEKPAL, encoded by the coding sequence ATGAAGTCACTTGAACTGCTCGTCGAGCGGATCATTCTCTCCAGCCGCTGGCTGCTTGTCGTGTTTTATCTCGGGCTCGTTGCGGCGCTGGCGGTTTATGCATTTTCCTTCGTGCTGAAGTTCCTGAAGGTCGCCAAAAACGTTTTCACTTACGACGAATCGGACATGATCCTCGCCATGCTCGGGCTGATCGATGCGGCGCTGGTCGCGAGCCTTATCGTCATGGTGATGATCTCCGGCTATGAGAATTTCGTCAGCCGTTTCGATGAGGCGGATGACGAGGTTTCGTTTCTGGGCAAGCTTGATGCCGGCAGCCTGAAAATCAAGGTCGCATCGTCGATTGTGGCGATTTCGTCGATCCACCTGCTACAGATATTCCTCAACGCCAGTCAGTATACGGACAGCCAGTTGATGTGGTTCACCATCATCCATCTGGCCTTTGTCGTCTCGGCGGTCATGCTCGGTTTCCTGGAGAAATTGATGGCCAAGCCGAAGGATAAACCCGAAAAACCGGCACTTTAG
- a CDS encoding TonB-dependent hemoglobin/transferrin/lactoferrin family receptor, which produces MSISRTHSALFLCTAMSLLPFAGPAQSQDAASQTNDTTTLEKIVVKGKRVKSANAAADTPLASQTTAEDIRKKDIGSIKDLGNSTEPGADYVDAKPGRPGGLFIRGLGGARVVTLIDNIPVPFFNNFARQGQATTTLSDTSSSFDFSSLSTVDVVRGADSSRIGSGALGGALVLRTLEPEDLIGEGKDWGGVAKTTYDSEDRSVGGSLAVAKKIENTSVLFQGSYKRGNETDNKGFADIYGTRRTKPNPADTYESNLMFKIRQDLEGGHRIGLTAERYSLRDRSDMRTLQGVSVSGSTYRIGDYSGYEDTERDRVSLDYEYEAPSTDSLIDAANLSLYWTRLSKESGAGNRLTNNSLYIREDSMRNSAFGIVGGLESGFELGGVQHTVRFGGNAMTTDFSQALYANTGGVTSSSQSDMPDVSGKSLGLYLDDEIAFGNGFRLTPGLRFDSYDYDPDGSVSSNSGYNTFGLPSGNSGSRFSPKLLATYDVTPELQLFAQWSMAYRAPTINELYLNFSNISSGYAVVGNSALNPETSNGFEIGANYASGDLTGSLTLFHNKYKNFIEQYTTSTTLFPGFGGRGNGSLFTYRNRNNVEISGVEAKVRKELANGFFAHASLAYAYGKDTDSNEFIRTVAPFKSVLGVGYAQETWGTEFTGIFSSHMRDDKVATTYDAPGYGIFNLTGWWEPEQTKGLRIQAGVYNLFDKQYWNAVGVRDVNPNAVSTVNQPVDFYTEAGRTFKISLTQKF; this is translated from the coding sequence ATGTCCATCTCGCGCACACATTCGGCGCTGTTTTTGTGCACTGCCATGTCTCTTCTGCCCTTTGCCGGACCTGCGCAATCGCAGGATGCCGCGTCGCAGACCAACGACACCACCACTCTGGAGAAGATCGTGGTCAAGGGCAAGCGCGTCAAAAGCGCGAATGCAGCCGCCGACACACCGCTTGCAAGCCAGACGACGGCGGAAGACATCAGGAAGAAAGACATCGGCAGCATCAAGGACCTCGGAAACTCCACCGAGCCGGGTGCCGATTATGTGGATGCCAAGCCCGGCAGGCCCGGCGGCCTGTTCATTCGCGGTCTGGGCGGCGCCCGTGTCGTGACCCTGATCGACAATATTCCCGTTCCCTTCTTCAACAATTTCGCCCGTCAGGGACAGGCCACGACGACCCTGAGTGATACCAGTTCGAGCTTTGATTTTTCATCGCTTTCCACGGTTGACGTTGTACGCGGCGCCGATTCCAGCCGCATCGGTTCCGGCGCCCTTGGCGGCGCACTCGTTCTGCGCACGCTTGAGCCGGAAGACCTGATCGGTGAAGGCAAGGACTGGGGCGGTGTTGCCAAGACCACCTATGACAGCGAGGACAGAAGCGTCGGCGGATCGCTCGCCGTTGCAAAGAAGATCGAAAACACCTCGGTTCTGTTCCAGGGCTCCTACAAGCGCGGCAACGAAACGGACAATAAGGGCTTCGCCGATATCTACGGAACCCGCCGCACCAAGCCCAACCCGGCAGATACCTACGAAAGCAACCTGATGTTCAAGATCCGCCAGGATCTGGAAGGCGGCCACCGCATCGGGCTTACGGCCGAGCGCTATTCATTGAGAGATCGCAGCGACATGCGAACCCTGCAAGGCGTCAGCGTATCGGGATCGACTTACCGTATTGGCGACTACAGCGGCTACGAGGATACGGAGCGCGACCGCGTATCGCTCGATTACGAATATGAAGCGCCGTCGACAGACAGCCTGATCGATGCAGCCAATCTGTCGCTCTACTGGACGCGCCTCTCCAAGGAATCCGGCGCTGGCAACCGGCTGACCAACAACTCGCTCTATATCCGCGAAGACAGCATGCGCAACAGCGCTTTCGGCATCGTCGGCGGCCTTGAATCCGGTTTCGAACTCGGCGGCGTGCAGCACACCGTGCGCTTCGGCGGCAACGCCATGACAACCGATTTCAGCCAGGCGCTTTATGCCAACACAGGCGGAGTGACCTCATCGTCACAGTCGGACATGCCTGACGTGAGCGGCAAGAGCCTTGGCCTCTATCTCGATGACGAAATCGCGTTTGGAAACGGTTTCAGGCTGACCCCCGGACTGCGCTTCGATTCCTACGATTACGATCCGGATGGCTCGGTATCCAGCAACAGCGGTTACAACACCTTCGGCCTGCCAAGCGGCAATAGCGGTTCGCGCTTCTCGCCGAAGCTGCTCGCCACCTACGACGTGACACCGGAATTGCAGCTCTTCGCACAATGGTCGATGGCCTATCGCGCTCCGACCATCAACGAGCTTTATCTGAACTTCTCGAATATCAGCTCCGGTTATGCCGTGGTCGGCAACTCCGCACTCAACCCCGAAACCAGCAACGGCTTTGAAATCGGCGCCAATTACGCATCCGGCGATCTGACGGGGAGCCTGACGCTGTTCCACAACAAGTACAAGAACTTCATCGAGCAATACACGACCTCGACGACGCTGTTCCCCGGCTTCGGCGGCAGGGGCAACGGATCGCTCTTTACCTATCGCAACCGCAACAATGTTGAAATCTCCGGCGTGGAAGCCAAGGTCCGCAAGGAACTCGCAAACGGCTTCTTCGCCCATGCGTCGCTTGCTTATGCTTATGGCAAAGACACAGACAGCAACGAATTCATCCGCACGGTGGCGCCGTTCAAGTCCGTCCTCGGCGTCGGCTACGCACAGGAGACATGGGGCACGGAATTCACCGGCATCTTCTCCTCGCATATGCGTGACGACAAGGTGGCCACAACCTACGACGCGCCCGGTTACGGCATCTTCAACCTGACCGGCTGGTGGGAACCGGAACAGACCAAGGGCCTGCGTATTCAGGCCGGCGTCTACAACCTGTTCGACAAGCAATACTGGAACGCCGTCGGCGTCCGTGACGTCAACCCCAATGCCGTCAGCACCGTCAACCAGCCTGTCGACTTCTATACGGAAGCGGGACGCACCTTCAAAATCTCTCTGACCCAGAAATTCTGA